In Lonchura striata isolate bLonStr1 chromosome 11, bLonStr1.mat, whole genome shotgun sequence, the following proteins share a genomic window:
- the CHRNA3 gene encoding neuronal acetylcholine receptor subunit alpha-3 isoform X1, with protein sequence MLSSPGGTGTALPRTGLARSSPLPSTGCGGSEAEHRLYAALFKSYNQFVRPVKNVSDPVIIQFEVSMSQLVKVDEVNQIMETNLWLKHIWNDYKLRWNPADYGGAEFIRVPSGQIWKPDIVLYNNAVGDFQVDDKTKALLKYTGDVTWIPPAIFKSSCKIDVTYFPFDYQNCTMKFGSWSYDKAKIDLVLIGSTMNLKDYWESGEWAIIKAPGYKHDIKYNCCEEIYPDITYSLYIRRLPLFYTINMIIPCLLISFLTVLVFYLPSDCGEKVTLCISVLLSLTVFLLVITETIPSTSLVIPLIGEYLLFTMIFVTLSIVITVFVLNVHYRTPKTHTMPVWVRTIFLNLLPRIMFMTRPASDEENNQKPKPLFTSEFSNLNCTNGSETKCCKDGFACQDMACSCCQYQRTKFSDFSGNLTRSSSSESVDPMLSFSVLSPEMRDAIESVKYIAENMKMQNEAKEIQDDWKYVAMVIDRIFLWVFILVCILGTAGLFLQPLMAGDEM encoded by the exons ATGCTGAGCAGCCCGGGCGGTACCgggacagccctgccccgcacgGGGCTGGCCCGGAGCTCACCCCTGCCCTCCACAGGCTGCGGCGGCTCCGAGGCCGAGCACCGGCTCTACGCGGCCCTCTTCAAGAGCTACAACCAGTTCGTACGGCCCGTCAAGAACGTCTCGGACCCCGTCATCATCCAGTTCGAGGTGTCCATGTCGCAGCTGGTGAAGGTG GACGAAGTCAACCAGATCATGGAAACCAACTTGTGGCTGAAGCAC ATCTGGAATGATTACAAGCTTCGGTGGAATCCAGCAGACTATGGAGGTGCTGAATTCATCCGAGTTCCATCTGGCCAGATCTGGAAGCCAGATATTGTTTTATATAACAA TGCAGTTGGGGATTTCCAGGTTGATGACAAGACGAAGGCCCTTTTAAAATACACGGGTGATGTGACCTGGATACCTCCAGCTATATTTAAAAGTTCATGTAAAATAGATGTAACCTACTTCCCATTTGATTATCAGAACTGCACCATGAAGTTTGGTTCCTGGTCTTACGACAAAGCCAAAATTGACTTAGTTCTAATTGGCTCTACAATGAACCTGAAAGATTACTGGGAGAGTGGAGAATGGGCTATAATTAAAGCTCCTGGGTATAAACATGACATCAAATACAACTGTTGTGAAGAGATATATCCAGACATCACATATTCTCTTTACATCAGGCGTTTACCTTTATTTTACACTATCAATATGATTATTCCCTGTCTGCTGATTTCTTTTCTGACTGTATTAGTTTTCTACTTGCCCTCAGATTGTGGTGAGAAGGTGACACTCTGCATATCAGTGCTTCTCTCTTTGACAGTGTTCCTTCTTGTTATCACAGAAACCATACCTTCTACTTCCCTGGTAATTCCCCTTATTGGGGAATACCTCCTTTTCACCATGATATTTGTAACTCTATCCATTGTCATTACAGTATTTGTTCTAAATGTGCACTACAGAACACCCAAGACACACACAATGCCCGTGTGGGTGAGAACCATTTTCTTGAACTTACTTCCCCGGATCATGTTCATGACAAGGCCTGCCAGTGATGAAGAGAATAATCAGAAGCCAAAACCATTATTCACTTCTGAGTTTTCAAACTTAAATTGCACCAATGGTTCTGAAACCAAATGCTGCAAAGATGGCTTTGCTTGTCAAGACATGGCATGCAGCTGCTGTCAGTATCAGCGCACGAAGTTCTCAGATTTCAGTGGCAATCTCACTAGAAGTTCAAGCTCTGAGTCTGTAGATCCTatgctttcattttcagttcTGTCACCAGAAATGAGAGATGCTATTGAAAGTGTGAAATACATtgcagaaaatatgaaaatgcagAATGAAGCAAAAGAG attcAGGATGATTGGAAATATGTTGCCATGGTAATTGATCGTATTTTTCTATGGGTTTTCATCCTGGTATGTATTCTAGGAACAGCAGGATTGTTTTTACAACCTCTGATGGCTGGAGATGAaatgtaa
- the CHRNB4 gene encoding neuronal acetylcholine receptor subunit beta-4, translated as MPANRAYCQLSKLKNSNPHLLTAMRKMYTLVLFVVGSFCLNGSMAADAEEKLMNHLLSPDRYNKLIRPAVNSSQLVSIELQVSLAQLISVNEREQIMTTNVWLNQEWIDYRLAWKPSDYEGINKLRIPAKHIWLPDIVLYNNADGTYEVSLYTNAIVKNNGSILWLPPAIYKSACKIEVKHFPFDQQNCTLKFRSWTYDHTEIDMVLKTSMASMDDFTPSGEWDIVALPGRRTVNPLDPNYVDVTYDFIIKRKPLFYTINLIIPCVLITSLAILVFYLPSDCGEKMTLCISVLLALTVFLLLISKIVPPTSLDVPLIGKYLMFTMVLVTFSIVTSVCVLNVHHRSPSTHTMPPWVKLVFLERLPAYLFMKRPENNSPRQKPCKCKKTKAENPCMEPSDFYKNSTYFLNTASAKRYDMKVSETPDNVSSHRDFRLRTGAKFSPEVQEAIDGVSFIAEHMKSDDNDQSVIEDWKYVAMVVDRLFLWIFVLVCVLGTVGLFLQPLFQNHTAAINP; from the exons ATGCCTGCCAACAGAGCCTATTGCCAGCTGTCTAAGCTGAAGAACAGTAATCCACATCTTCTTACTGCCATGAGGAAAATGTACACCCTCGTTCTCTTTGTGGTGGGCTCCTTCTGTCTGAACG GAAGCATGGCAGCGGATGCTGAAGAAAAACTAATGAACCACCTTCTGAGTCCTGACAGATACAATAAGTTAATTCGGCCAGCTGTCAACTCCTCCCAGTTGGTATCCATAGAACTGCAGgtttccctggcacagctcatcAGTGTG aatgAACGGGAGCAGATCATGACTACAAACGTCTGGCTAAACCAG GAGTGGATTGATTATCGGCTGGCTTGGAAGCCCTCTGACTATGAAGGAATAAATAAGCTGAGAATACCTGCAAAACACATCTGGTTGCCAGACATTGTGCTTTACAATAA TGCGGACGGCACGTATGAGGTCTCGCTGTACACAAATGCTATTGTAAAGAACAATGGAAGCATCCTCTGGTTGCCACCAGCCATTTACAAAAGTGCCTGCAAGATTGAGGTGAAGCATTTCCCATTTGACCAGCAAAACTGCACCCTCAAGTTCCGGTCCTGGACATACGAccacacagaaattgatatggtgCTTAAGACTTCCATGGCGAGCATGGATGACTTCACACCAAGTGGAGAGTGGGACATTGTAGCACTCCCAGGAAGAAGGACTGTAAACCCTCTGGACCCCAATTATGTTGATGTGACTTATGACTTCATTATTAAAAGGAAACCACTTTTTTACACCATCAATCTTATAATTCCCTGTGTGCTAATTACATCCTTAGCCATCCTAGTATTCTACTTGCCTTCAGACTGTGGTGAAAAAATGACTTTATGCATATCTGTGTTGCTTGCCTTGACTGTGTTCTTGCTGCTGATCTCCAAAATTGTCCCTCCAACATCTCTAGATGTTCCACTGATTGGGAAGTATCTCATGTTTACAATGGTTCTGGTGACCTTCTCAATAGTTACCAGTGTCTGTGTGCTCAATGTCCACCACAGATCTCCAAGTACTCACACTATGCCCCCCTGGGTAAAGCTGGTTTTCCTTGAAAGACTCCCAGCCTATCTGTTCATGAAGCGCCCAGAAAATAATTCTCCACGGCAAAAGCCATGCAAAtgcaaaaagacaaaagcagaGAATCCTTGTATGGAGCCATCTGACTTCTACAAGAACTCTACTTATTTTTTGAATACAGCTTCTGCCAAAAGATATGATATGAAAGTCTCTGAGACACCTGACAATGTCAGCAGTCATCGAGATTTTAGGTTAAGAACAGGTGCGAAATTTTCTCCTGAAGTGCAAGAAGCAATTGATGGAGTCAGTTTTATAGCAGAGCACATGAAAAGCGATGACAACGACCAGAGT GTCATTGAAGATTGGAAGTATGTTGCCATGGTAGTGGACAGGCTGTTTCTCTGGATATTTGTCCTTGTTTGTGTCCTAGGGACTGTTGGATTATTTCTGCAACCACTTTTTCAAAACCACACTGCTGCCATAAACCCTTag
- the CHRNA3 gene encoding neuronal acetylcholine receptor subunit alpha-3 isoform X2 → MESPNTLLLTAAVCFLCQGCGGSEAEHRLYAALFKSYNQFVRPVKNVSDPVIIQFEVSMSQLVKVDEVNQIMETNLWLKHIWNDYKLRWNPADYGGAEFIRVPSGQIWKPDIVLYNNAVGDFQVDDKTKALLKYTGDVTWIPPAIFKSSCKIDVTYFPFDYQNCTMKFGSWSYDKAKIDLVLIGSTMNLKDYWESGEWAIIKAPGYKHDIKYNCCEEIYPDITYSLYIRRLPLFYTINMIIPCLLISFLTVLVFYLPSDCGEKVTLCISVLLSLTVFLLVITETIPSTSLVIPLIGEYLLFTMIFVTLSIVITVFVLNVHYRTPKTHTMPVWVRTIFLNLLPRIMFMTRPASDEENNQKPKPLFTSEFSNLNCTNGSETKCCKDGFACQDMACSCCQYQRTKFSDFSGNLTRSSSSESVDPMLSFSVLSPEMRDAIESVKYIAENMKMQNEAKEIQDDWKYVAMVIDRIFLWVFILVCILGTAGLFLQPLMAGDEM, encoded by the exons ATGGAGAGCCCGAACACTCTCCTTCTAactgctgctgtttgctttctctGTCAAG GCTGCGGCGGCTCCGAGGCCGAGCACCGGCTCTACGCGGCCCTCTTCAAGAGCTACAACCAGTTCGTACGGCCCGTCAAGAACGTCTCGGACCCCGTCATCATCCAGTTCGAGGTGTCCATGTCGCAGCTGGTGAAGGTG GACGAAGTCAACCAGATCATGGAAACCAACTTGTGGCTGAAGCAC ATCTGGAATGATTACAAGCTTCGGTGGAATCCAGCAGACTATGGAGGTGCTGAATTCATCCGAGTTCCATCTGGCCAGATCTGGAAGCCAGATATTGTTTTATATAACAA TGCAGTTGGGGATTTCCAGGTTGATGACAAGACGAAGGCCCTTTTAAAATACACGGGTGATGTGACCTGGATACCTCCAGCTATATTTAAAAGTTCATGTAAAATAGATGTAACCTACTTCCCATTTGATTATCAGAACTGCACCATGAAGTTTGGTTCCTGGTCTTACGACAAAGCCAAAATTGACTTAGTTCTAATTGGCTCTACAATGAACCTGAAAGATTACTGGGAGAGTGGAGAATGGGCTATAATTAAAGCTCCTGGGTATAAACATGACATCAAATACAACTGTTGTGAAGAGATATATCCAGACATCACATATTCTCTTTACATCAGGCGTTTACCTTTATTTTACACTATCAATATGATTATTCCCTGTCTGCTGATTTCTTTTCTGACTGTATTAGTTTTCTACTTGCCCTCAGATTGTGGTGAGAAGGTGACACTCTGCATATCAGTGCTTCTCTCTTTGACAGTGTTCCTTCTTGTTATCACAGAAACCATACCTTCTACTTCCCTGGTAATTCCCCTTATTGGGGAATACCTCCTTTTCACCATGATATTTGTAACTCTATCCATTGTCATTACAGTATTTGTTCTAAATGTGCACTACAGAACACCCAAGACACACACAATGCCCGTGTGGGTGAGAACCATTTTCTTGAACTTACTTCCCCGGATCATGTTCATGACAAGGCCTGCCAGTGATGAAGAGAATAATCAGAAGCCAAAACCATTATTCACTTCTGAGTTTTCAAACTTAAATTGCACCAATGGTTCTGAAACCAAATGCTGCAAAGATGGCTTTGCTTGTCAAGACATGGCATGCAGCTGCTGTCAGTATCAGCGCACGAAGTTCTCAGATTTCAGTGGCAATCTCACTAGAAGTTCAAGCTCTGAGTCTGTAGATCCTatgctttcattttcagttcTGTCACCAGAAATGAGAGATGCTATTGAAAGTGTGAAATACATtgcagaaaatatgaaaatgcagAATGAAGCAAAAGAG attcAGGATGATTGGAAATATGTTGCCATGGTAATTGATCGTATTTTTCTATGGGTTTTCATCCTGGTATGTATTCTAGGAACAGCAGGATTGTTTTTACAACCTCTGATGGCTGGAGATGAaatgtaa